One window of the Anopheles cruzii chromosome 2, idAnoCruzAS_RS32_06, whole genome shotgun sequence genome contains the following:
- the LOC128277905 gene encoding UDP-xylose and UDP-N-acetylglucosamine transporter codes for MVNMKAALAIAMVFVGCCSNVVFLELLVKIDPGSGNLITFLQFLLIAIEGFLFTSKCGTVRPRIGLKDYTILVMMFFVASVCNNYAFDFNIPMPLHMIFRAGSLIANMIMGIVILKKRYDFSKYLSVGMITAGIVTCTIVSGSRVESTQVLKGEGDDDPVAVFFWWTLGIALLTLALFVSARMGLYQEVLYKRYGKHPKEALFYTHLLPLPFFALLAGNIWDHLQLANASPPQPVPLLGISVPITWLYLLGNVLTQYVCISSVYVLTTECSSLTVTLVVTLRKFVSLLFSIVYFSNPFTVHHWIGTLLVFVGTIIFTEVAGKVRDALSGAGKAVGDKKKAN; via the exons ATGGTGAACATGAAGGCTGCCCTAGCCATTGCGATGGTGTTTGTCGGTTGCTGCAGCAACGTGGTGTTTCTCGAGCTGCTAGTGAA AATCGATCCCGGTTCCGGTAATCTGATCACCTTCCTGCAGTTTCTGCTGATCGCCATCGAGGGTTTCCTCTTCACGTCGAAATGCGGGACGGTGCGGCCACGGATTGGGCTAAAGGACTACACCATTCTGGTGATGATGTTTTTCGTCGCCAGTGTCTGCAACAACTATGCTTTCGATTTCAACATTCCGATGCCGCTGCACATGATCTTCCGGGCCGGTTCGCTGATCGCCAACATGATAATGGGAATCGTGATCCTGAAGAAGCGCTATGATTTCTCCAAGTACCTATCGGTTGGCATGATAACGGCCGGCATCGTCACGTGCACGATCGTGTCCGGCAGCCGGGTGGAGAGCACACAGGTGCTGAAGGGTGAAGGCGATGACGATCCGGTAGCCGTATTTTTCTGGTGGACGCTTGGCATTGCGCTGCTCACACTGGCCCTTTTCGTGTCCGCGCGGATGGGCCTCTACCAGGAGGTGCTCTACAAGCGCTATGGCAAGCATCCGAAGGAAGCGCTTTTCTACACACATCTCTTGCCTTTGCCGTTCTTTGCGCTGCTTGCGGGTAACATTTGGGACCATCTGCAGCTGGCCAACGCGAGTCCACCGCAGCCGGTGCCGCTTTTGGGCATCTCGGTTCCCATCACGTGGCTCTACCTGCTGGGAAATGTGTTGACGCAGTACGTGTGCATCAGCTCCGTGTACGTGCTAACAACGGAATGCTCTTCACTGACCGTGACACTGGTGGTAACGCTGCGCAAGTTCGTTTCGCTACTCTTCTCAATCGTGTACTTCAGTAATCCGTTCACGGTGCACCACTGGATTGGCACATTGCTCGTGTTCGTCGGAACGATCATCTTCACGGAGGTAGCAGGGAAGGTGCGAGACGCACTCAGTGGCGCAGGGAAGGCTGTGGGTGACAAGAAAAAGGCGAATTGA